In Zea mays cultivar B73 chromosome 7, Zm-B73-REFERENCE-NAM-5.0, whole genome shotgun sequence, the following proteins share a genomic window:
- the LOC100272620 gene encoding Homeobox-leucine zipper protein HOX4: MKRPRGASPPLAAMTNPNDDGYGVVGMEADADADADEEMMACGGGGEKKRRLSSEQVRALERSFEVENKLEPERKARLARDLGLQPRQVAVWFQNRRARWKTKQLERDYSALRQSYDALRHDHDALRRDKDALLAEIKELKAKLGDEEAAASFTSVKAEPAASDGPPPVGVGSSESDSSAVLNDADPPVAEAPVPEVRGTLLDAPGAVAANHGGVFFHGSFLKVEEDETGLLDDDEPCGGFFSVEQPPPMAWWTEPTEHWN, from the exons ATGAAGCGGCCACGCGGCGCCAGTCCCCCTCTGGCTGCGATGACCAATCCGAACG ATGATGGTTACGGCGTGGTCGGGATGGAGGCGGACGCAGACGCGGACGCGGACGAGGAGATGATGGcgtgcggcggcggcggggagaAGAAGCGGCGCCTGAGCTCCGAGCAGGTGCGCGCGCTGGAGCGGAGCTTCGAGGTGGAGAACAAGCTGGAGCCGGAGCGCAAGGCGCGGCTGGCGCGCGACCTCGGCCTGCAGCCGCGCCAGGTCGCCGTCTGGTTCCAGAACCGCCGCGCCCGCTGGAAGACCAAGCAGCTGGAGCGCGACTACTCCGCGCTCCGCCAGTCCTACGACGCGCTGCGGCACGACCACGACGCGCTGCGCCGCGACAAGGACGCCCTCCTCGCCGAG ATCAAGGAGCTCAAGGCGAAGCTCGGGGACGAGGAGGCAGCGGCGAGCTTCACGTCGGTCAAGGCGGAGCCGGCGGCCTCGGACGGGCCTCCCCCCGTAGGGGTGGGGTCGTCCGAGAGTGACTCCAGCGCGGTGCTGAACGACGCGGACCCGCCCGTGGCGGAGGCGCCGGTGCCGGAGGTACGGGGTACTCTTCTTGACGCGCCCGGCGCCGTGGCGGCGAACCATGGCGGCGTGTTCTTCCACGGGAGTTTCCTGAAGGTGGAGGAGGACGAGACGGGGCTCCTGGACGACGATGAGCCCTGCGGCGGGTTCTTCTCCGTGGAGCAGCCGCCGCCGATGGCGTGGTGGACCGAGCCCACGGAACACTGGAACTGA